From a single Silene latifolia isolate original U9 population chromosome 6, ASM4854445v1, whole genome shotgun sequence genomic region:
- the LOC141588305 gene encoding uncharacterized protein LOC141588305: MIDLPGTGAFYNRSNKQDPMTRVYSRLDRCLANQEWFNCFPDMVAHFYSAGLFDHCPCTVSNVKLDSGRRASFKFFNIWGDAPSFLSKVQEEWQQHYPGYKMFNVVKKLKNVKSKLKELNKECFSDIENKASIAEKDLLDVQLQIKKDPQNVALIQKENQIFESLKVLSKARTGFLQQKAKIEWMEDGDSNTAYFHGAIKKRCTLNKVTQIED, from the coding sequence ATGATTGATCTGCCTGGGACTGGTGCTTTTTATAATAGGAGTAATAAGCAGGATCCTATGACTAGAGTTTACAGTAGGCTTGATAGATGTTTGGCTAATCAAGAGTGGTTCAATTGTTTTCCTGATATGGTTGCTCATTTTTATTCTGCTGGACTGTTTGACCACTGCCCTTGTACTGTGAGTAATGTCAAACTAGACTCAGGTAGGAGAGCTAGCTTCAAATTCTTCAATATATGGGGAGATGCCCCTTCTTTCCTATCCAAAGTGCAAGAGGAATGGCAACAACATTATCCTGGTTATAAAATGTTTAATGTGGTGAAAAAGTTAAAAAATGTAAAGTCAAAACTCAAAGAGTTAAACAAGGAGTGCTTCTCTGATATTGAAAATAAGGCCAGCATAGCAGAGAAGGATTTGCTTGATGTCCAGTTACAGATAAAGAAGGATCCCCAGAATGTTGCTTTGATTCAAAAAGAGAACCAGATTTTTGAGAGCCTAAAAGTTCTCAGTAAGGCCAGAACCGGTTTCCTGCAGCAGAAAGCTAAAATCGAATGGATGGAGGATGGTGATAGTAACACAGCTTATTTCCATGGAGCTATCAAGAAAAGATGCACTCTAAATAAAGTTACCCAAATTGAGGACTAG